One segment of Variovorax sp. PAMC28562 DNA contains the following:
- a CDS encoding DUF6587 family protein, translated as MTQNIVVALIVAFAALYATWRWMPAGWRRSAAQKLASGTHRAGLVNQARADQLAASLAKSSGCGACDTCGACGKADAKPLTTH; from the coding sequence ATGACCCAGAACATCGTCGTCGCATTGATCGTCGCTTTTGCCGCGTTGTATGCGACGTGGCGCTGGATGCCTGCCGGCTGGCGCCGCAGCGCGGCGCAGAAGCTGGCCAGCGGCACGCACCGAGCGGGGCTGGTCAATCAGGCGCGTGCCGACCAGCTCGCGGCATCGCTCGCGAAGAGCTCCGGCTGCGGCGCCTGCGACACCTGTGGTGCTTGCGGCAAGGCCGACGCCAAGCCGCTCACAACGCACTGA
- a CDS encoding ferrous iron transport protein A yields the protein MTTTTIAAASAAALPSSALSLDKLPSHQWATVLDLLRPTGAEDRELVLRLTEIGFVPGESVRIVASGAPGREPLAVRLGHTTFALRRYEAAFIRVTPGAEHHG from the coding sequence GTGACGACAACAACGATTGCTGCGGCATCGGCGGCCGCTTTGCCGTCGAGCGCGCTCAGCCTCGACAAGCTTCCTAGCCATCAATGGGCGACCGTGCTGGACCTGCTGCGCCCGACGGGTGCGGAAGACCGGGAGCTGGTGCTGCGACTGACCGAAATCGGCTTCGTGCCGGGAGAGTCGGTTCGCATCGTGGCCAGTGGCGCGCCCGGGCGTGAGCCACTTGCAGTGCGCCTGGGCCACACGACCTTCGCACTGCGCCGCTACGAGGCCGCCTTCATTCGCGTGACGCCGGGCGCCGAGCACCATGGTTGA
- a CDS encoding aconitate hydratase, whose translation MAHDAAHAFSSALKTFKTASGKSGKFWSLKELAKAYPGIEKLPVSIRIILESVLRNCDGQKVTAAHIAELAHWAPNAERTDEIPFVVTRVVLQDFTGVPLLADLAAMRSVAAALGKSPKTIEPLVPVDLVVDHSVMVDYYGTPKALDLNMKLEFQRNNERYQFMKWGMQAFDTFRVVPPGFGIVHQVNLEYFARGVYTSPNDKTDVPVYYPDSLVGTDSHTTMINGIGVVGWGVGGIEAEAAMLGQPVYMLTPDVVGFELTGKLREGVTATDLVLYVTAILRGEKVVGKFVEFFGPGAGSIAVPDRATIGNMAPEYGATMGFFPVDEMTVAYFKGTGRTDQEVELFEAYYKAQGLFGMPAPGELDYTKIVRLDLGTVTPSLAGPKRPQDRIDLGHMSTKFSELFSKPNEANGFNQPANKLRMRYPLAHEGVSVEEKEQPPTKAGAPREVVEMVANRSTKAAAHSVASAPKAPASGVTIGNGDVLIAAITSCTNTSNPSVMLAAGLLAKKAVLAGLTVKPHVKTSLAPGSRIVTDYLVKADLLQYLEKLGFYLAGYGCTTCIGNAGDLSPEINEVISKNDLVGAAVLSGNRNFEARIHPNLKANFLASPPLVVAYAIAGNVMVDLMTQPVGKGKGGKDVYLGDIWPTMAEIDENLRHAMDAKSFRKNYEQIKENPGKLWSSIKGVSGQVYDWPESTYIAEPPFFAGFKMKPHAADAGFKSARVMALFGDSITTDHISPAGSIKESSPAGIWLKANGVKKEDFNSYGSRRGNHDVMMRGTFANVRIKNLMIPPDDKGTQEEGGVTRFQPGNEKMFIYDAAMKYIELGVPTVVFGGEEYGTGSSRDWAAKGTQLLGIKAVIARSFERIHRANLVGMGVLPLQFRGADSWQTLALTGDERIDVVIGGELKPQMDVKLVVHRPDNSHQEVTVRLRIDTPIEVDYYKHGGILPFVLRQLLAA comes from the coding sequence ATGGCCCACGACGCCGCTCACGCTTTCTCTTCCGCCCTCAAGACGTTCAAAACTGCCTCGGGGAAATCCGGAAAGTTCTGGTCACTGAAGGAACTGGCCAAGGCGTACCCGGGCATCGAAAAACTGCCGGTGTCGATCCGCATCATTCTCGAATCGGTACTGCGCAATTGCGATGGGCAAAAGGTGACCGCCGCGCACATCGCCGAGCTGGCGCACTGGGCGCCCAACGCGGAGCGCACCGACGAAATTCCTTTCGTTGTCACCCGCGTGGTGCTGCAGGACTTTACCGGCGTGCCGCTGCTGGCGGACTTGGCCGCGATGCGCAGTGTGGCCGCGGCGCTCGGCAAATCACCCAAGACCATCGAGCCGCTGGTGCCGGTCGATCTGGTGGTCGACCACTCGGTGATGGTCGACTACTACGGCACGCCCAAGGCGCTCGATCTCAACATGAAGCTGGAGTTCCAACGCAACAACGAGCGCTACCAGTTCATGAAGTGGGGCATGCAGGCCTTCGACACCTTCCGGGTCGTGCCGCCGGGCTTCGGCATCGTGCATCAGGTGAACCTCGAATACTTCGCGCGCGGTGTTTACACAAGCCCGAACGACAAGACCGATGTGCCGGTGTACTACCCCGATTCACTGGTCGGCACCGACAGCCACACCACCATGATCAACGGTATCGGCGTAGTCGGTTGGGGCGTCGGCGGCATCGAGGCCGAGGCCGCCATGCTGGGCCAGCCGGTCTACATGCTGACGCCCGACGTGGTCGGCTTCGAGCTCACCGGCAAGCTGCGCGAAGGCGTGACGGCGACCGACCTGGTGCTCTACGTCACCGCCATTCTTCGCGGCGAAAAAGTGGTCGGCAAGTTCGTCGAGTTCTTCGGCCCCGGTGCGGGTTCGATCGCGGTGCCCGACCGCGCGACCATCGGTAACATGGCGCCCGAATACGGCGCGACGATGGGCTTCTTTCCGGTCGACGAAATGACGGTCGCGTACTTCAAAGGCACCGGCCGCACGGACCAGGAAGTCGAACTGTTCGAGGCCTATTACAAGGCGCAGGGTCTGTTCGGCATGCCAGCGCCGGGCGAGCTCGACTACACCAAGATCGTGCGGCTCGACCTCGGCACGGTCACGCCCAGCCTGGCCGGCCCCAAGCGCCCGCAAGACCGTATCGACCTCGGCCACATGTCCACCAAGTTTTCGGAACTGTTCAGCAAGCCGAACGAAGCCAACGGGTTCAACCAGCCGGCCAACAAATTGAGGATGCGTTATCCGCTGGCACACGAAGGCGTATCGGTGGAAGAAAAAGAGCAGCCGCCGACCAAGGCCGGCGCGCCACGCGAGGTCGTGGAAATGGTGGCCAACCGGTCGACCAAGGCCGCTGCGCATTCCGTGGCGTCGGCCCCCAAAGCGCCAGCCAGCGGCGTGACGATCGGCAATGGCGACGTGTTGATCGCCGCCATTACCTCGTGCACCAACACGTCGAACCCGAGCGTGATGCTGGCGGCCGGCCTGCTTGCCAAGAAGGCGGTACTGGCAGGGCTGACGGTCAAGCCGCATGTGAAGACCTCGTTGGCACCCGGCTCGCGCATCGTGACCGACTACCTGGTCAAGGCCGACCTGCTGCAGTACCTCGAAAAGCTCGGCTTCTACCTGGCCGGCTACGGTTGCACGACCTGCATCGGCAATGCCGGTGATCTGTCGCCCGAGATCAACGAGGTCATCAGCAAGAACGATCTGGTCGGTGCCGCGGTGCTGTCGGGCAATCGCAATTTCGAAGCGCGCATTCATCCGAACCTGAAGGCGAATTTTCTGGCATCGCCGCCGCTCGTGGTGGCTTACGCCATCGCCGGCAACGTGATGGTCGACCTGATGACGCAACCCGTCGGCAAGGGCAAGGGCGGCAAGGACGTGTACCTCGGCGACATCTGGCCGACGATGGCCGAGATCGACGAGAACCTGCGCCACGCGATGGATGCCAAGTCGTTCCGCAAGAACTACGAGCAGATCAAGGAGAACCCCGGCAAGCTGTGGAGCAGCATCAAGGGCGTGAGCGGCCAGGTGTACGACTGGCCCGAGTCGACCTACATCGCAGAGCCGCCGTTCTTCGCCGGCTTCAAGATGAAACCACATGCCGCCGATGCGGGCTTCAAGTCGGCGCGGGTCATGGCGCTGTTCGGCGACTCGATCACCACGGACCACATCTCGCCCGCCGGCTCCATCAAAGAGAGTTCGCCTGCGGGCATCTGGCTCAAGGCCAACGGCGTGAAGAAGGAAGATTTCAACAGCTACGGTTCGCGCCGCGGCAACCACGACGTGATGATGCGCGGCACCTTCGCCAACGTGCGCATCAAGAACCTGATGATTCCGCCGGACGACAAGGGCACGCAGGAAGAGGGCGGCGTGACGCGCTTTCAGCCCGGCAACGAGAAGATGTTCATCTACGACGCGGCGATGAAGTACATCGAGCTGGGGGTGCCGACGGTCGTGTTCGGCGGCGAGGAGTACGGCACGGGGTCATCGCGCGACTGGGCTGCCAAGGGCACGCAGTTGCTGGGCATCAAAGCGGTGATTGCACGCAGCTTCGAGCGCATCCACCGCGCCAACCTGGTCGGCATGGGCGTGCTGCCCTTGCAGTTCCGTGGCGCCGATTCGTGGCAAACGCTTGCGCTCACCGGCGACGAGCGAATCGACGTGGTCATCGGCGGCGAACTCAAGCCGCAGATGGACGTGAAGCTGGTGGTTCATCGGCCCGACAACTCGCACCAGGAGGTCACGGTGCGCCTGCGCATCGACACGCCGATCGAGGTCGATTACTACAAGCACGGCGGCATCTTGCCGTTCGTGTTGAGACAGCTTTTAGCAGCCTGA
- a CDS encoding FAD-dependent monooxygenase, protein MPARILVAGGGIGGLASALALSRRGHRIEVLEQADAFHEVGAGVQLGPNTTRRLQALGLGVPLAAMAARPTTLVVRSAGSHAAIAKLPLGETMQERYGAPYLCVHRADLHSMLVDAVRTRDASDALNGGARITEIATGDDIVCVATDDARAWEGDALIGADGLWSVVRMQVVPNDVPPRATGHTAWRALVEMSSLPAALRNVDRVDVWLGPRLHAVAYPVRGGAALNVIVVAESAPAGDARDWDQASSLDALKQATGNTGAALQALLEAMPSWRAWTLFDRAPLTSAGDMADGRIALLGDAAHPMLPYLAQGAGMAIEDAMALADALRDGGARDVPTAFRRYAEARWQRNARVQARARRNGDIFHAVGPVRLGRDMAMRTLGARLLDQPWLFAG, encoded by the coding sequence ATGCCCGCGCGCATCCTCGTCGCGGGCGGCGGCATCGGCGGACTGGCCAGCGCGCTGGCGCTGTCGCGTCGAGGCCACCGCATCGAGGTGCTCGAACAGGCCGATGCCTTCCACGAAGTCGGTGCAGGCGTGCAGCTCGGCCCGAACACCACACGACGGCTCCAGGCGCTCGGCCTTGGCGTGCCCCTGGCGGCCATGGCTGCACGCCCGACGACGCTCGTGGTGCGCAGCGCAGGCAGCCATGCCGCCATCGCGAAATTGCCGCTCGGCGAGACGATGCAGGAGCGCTACGGAGCGCCTTACCTTTGCGTGCACCGGGCAGATCTGCACTCGATGCTGGTGGATGCGGTACGCACGCGTGATGCGAGCGACGCTCTCAACGGCGGTGCGCGCATCACCGAGATCGCAACGGGCGACGACATCGTTTGCGTGGCGACCGACGACGCGCGCGCCTGGGAAGGCGATGCGCTCATCGGCGCCGACGGTTTGTGGAGCGTCGTGCGCATGCAGGTCGTGCCCAACGACGTGCCGCCGCGCGCCACTGGTCACACGGCCTGGCGCGCGCTGGTCGAGATGTCGTCGCTGCCGGCTGCGCTGCGCAACGTCGATCGCGTGGATGTCTGGCTCGGGCCGCGGCTGCATGCGGTGGCGTATCCGGTGCGCGGAGGTGCTGCGCTCAACGTGATCGTCGTCGCAGAGTCGGCACCCGCAGGCGACGCGCGCGACTGGGATCAGGCCAGCAGCCTCGACGCCCTGAAGCAAGCCACCGGCAACACGGGCGCAGCATTGCAGGCGCTGCTCGAAGCCATGCCCTCGTGGCGCGCGTGGACCTTGTTCGATCGTGCCCCGCTGACTTCGGCTGGCGACATGGCGGACGGCCGCATCGCCTTGCTCGGCGATGCCGCGCATCCGATGCTGCCTTACCTTGCGCAAGGCGCCGGCATGGCCATCGAAGATGCGATGGCGCTGGCCGATGCGCTGCGCGACGGCGGCGCGCGAGACGTGCCGACCGCCTTCCGCCGCTACGCCGAGGCACGCTGGCAGCGCAACGCACGGGTGCAAGCAAGGGCGCGGCGCAACGGCGACATCTTTCATGCGGTCGGGCCGGTGCGGCTTGGTCGTGACATGGCGATGCGCACTCTGGGCGCGCGTTTGCTTGATCAGCCTTGGCTTTTTGCGGGATGA
- a CDS encoding ferrous iron transporter B: MVDAVISGPGGFAPKGQPGRIALLGNPNCGKTALFNLLTGSRQKVANYAGVTVERKEGTLRTAAGRRIFVLDLPGAYSLNALSADEAVTRDVVTGRSKEALPDLLVCVTDATNLRLNLRLVLEAKKLGLPMVVALNMADMAKKQGITVDVAVLSRELGVPVIETIGVQNDGAQALLAALDTPVAAAAPVPWQAPALDDVLATQREVRRILGLAVREPMDSLATSDRIDRVVLHPLWGMLVLAVTLFLMFQAVFSWANVPMDAIKAVTEATGTFVKTHMAAGHLQSLLADGVIAGAGSVIVFLPQILILFLFILALEDSGYLPRAAFLLDRVMGTVGLSGRSFIPLLSSFACAIPGVMATRTISNWRDRLTTIMIAPLMTCSARLPVYALLIAAFIPERSVAGVFNLQGVVLFALYVFGIVSAMAVAWVMKRFRESGGSQSHSPLLMELPAYRWPSIRNLALGLYERAWIFLQRVGTIILTLTILLWFLSTFPSPPDGATGPAIQYSLAGMIGGGLEHIFAPIGFNWQISIALVPGMAAREVAVGALGTVYALSATGEEVASQLQPLIAHTWSLATALSLLVWYVFAPQCISTLAAVKRETASWKYVWIMAGYLFALAYGACFITYRIAVALGWG; this comes from the coding sequence ATGGTTGACGCCGTCATCAGCGGACCCGGCGGCTTCGCGCCCAAAGGCCAGCCGGGTCGCATCGCCTTGCTAGGCAACCCGAACTGCGGCAAGACCGCGCTCTTCAACCTGTTGACGGGCAGTCGCCAGAAGGTCGCCAACTATGCGGGCGTGACGGTCGAGCGCAAGGAAGGCACGCTGCGCACTGCCGCCGGCCGCCGCATCTTCGTGCTTGACCTGCCGGGCGCCTACAGCCTGAATGCGCTGAGTGCCGACGAAGCCGTGACGCGCGACGTCGTCACCGGCCGCAGCAAGGAGGCCTTGCCCGACCTGCTGGTGTGCGTGACCGACGCGACCAATCTGCGGCTCAACCTGCGGCTGGTGCTCGAGGCCAAAAAGCTCGGCTTGCCTATGGTCGTGGCGCTGAACATGGCCGACATGGCGAAGAAGCAGGGCATCACGGTCGATGTAGCTGTGCTGTCGCGCGAACTGGGCGTGCCCGTGATCGAAACGATCGGCGTGCAAAACGACGGTGCCCAGGCATTGCTGGCCGCGCTCGACACGCCCGTGGCGGCGGCCGCGCCGGTGCCTTGGCAAGCACCTGCGCTGGACGATGTGCTGGCAACCCAGCGTGAAGTGCGCCGCATCCTCGGCCTGGCGGTGCGCGAGCCGATGGACAGCCTGGCGACCAGCGACCGCATCGACCGGGTGGTGCTGCACCCGCTGTGGGGCATGTTGGTGCTGGCGGTCACGCTGTTCCTGATGTTCCAGGCCGTGTTCAGCTGGGCCAACGTGCCGATGGACGCTATCAAGGCGGTCACCGAAGCGACCGGGACCTTCGTCAAGACGCACATGGCCGCGGGCCATCTGCAAAGTCTGCTGGCCGATGGCGTGATTGCCGGGGCTGGCAGCGTCATCGTCTTCCTGCCGCAGATCCTGATCCTTTTCCTGTTCATCCTCGCCCTCGAAGACTCCGGCTACCTGCCGCGCGCAGCCTTCCTGCTCGACCGCGTGATGGGCACCGTCGGCCTGTCGGGGCGCTCGTTCATTCCGTTGCTGTCGAGCTTCGCCTGCGCTATTCCGGGCGTGATGGCGACGCGCACCATCAGCAACTGGCGCGACCGCTTGACAACCATCATGATCGCGCCGCTCATGACCTGCTCGGCGCGGCTGCCGGTGTATGCATTGCTCATCGCGGCGTTCATTCCGGAGCGCAGCGTTGCCGGCGTGTTCAACCTGCAGGGCGTGGTGTTGTTCGCGCTGTATGTCTTCGGCATCGTGTCGGCGATGGCGGTGGCGTGGGTCATGAAGCGCTTCAGGGAGAGCGGAGGAAGCCAGTCGCACTCGCCTTTGCTGATGGAGCTTCCGGCCTATCGGTGGCCGAGCATCCGCAATCTGGCGCTGGGTTTGTACGAGCGCGCATGGATCTTCTTGCAACGCGTCGGCACGATCATCCTCACGCTGACCATCCTGCTGTGGTTTCTGTCGACCTTTCCGTCGCCGCCCGATGGTGCGACCGGGCCCGCTATTCAGTACAGCCTGGCCGGCATGATCGGCGGCGGGCTCGAGCACATCTTCGCGCCGATCGGTTTCAACTGGCAAATCTCGATCGCGCTGGTGCCGGGCATGGCGGCGCGTGAGGTGGCTGTCGGTGCGCTCGGCACGGTGTATGCGCTCTCGGCGACCGGCGAAGAAGTTGCGAGCCAGCTGCAGCCGTTGATCGCGCACACCTGGTCGCTGGCGACGGCGTTGTCGTTGCTGGTCTGGTATGTCTTTGCGCCGCAATGCATCTCGACGCTGGCCGCCGTCAAGCGCGAGACGGCCAGCTGGAAATACGTCTGGATCATGGCGGGCTATCTGTTCGCGCTGGCGTATGGCGCATGCTTCATCACATACCGCATCGCGGTGGCCCTTGGTTGGGGCTGA